From Parasteatoda tepidariorum isolate YZ-2023 chromosome 1, CAS_Ptep_4.0, whole genome shotgun sequence, one genomic window encodes:
- the LOC139426745 gene encoding trafficking protein particle complex subunit 6B-like: MVEAVLFDLLHLDWVSPFSNYGKEFDAPNLLGNTPVIASLNDEVDILTFIGKEFWFHVFKKEIDCIRIDNEDLYVLQDNSFMFLRTTKHSYRYLRSGLKSLSAYMWTCTRSFREFRHNICSNS, from the coding sequence ATGGTTGAGGCAGTATTATTTGATTTGTTGCATTTAGACTGGGTATCTCCTTTCTCGAATTACGGCAAAGAATTTGATGCTCCGAATCTGTTGGGTAATACACCAGTTATCGCTTCATTAAATGACGAAGTAGACATTCTGACATTCATTGGTAAAGAATTTTGGTTTcatgtttttaagaaagaaattgatTGTATTCGAATTGATAATGAAGATTTATATGTTCTTCAAGATAACTCTTTCATGTTTCTCAGAACAACCAAGCATAGCTATCGGTATTTGAGATCAGGACTTAAGTCCTTATCTGCATACATGTGGACTTGTACGCGGAGCTTTAGAGAATTTAGGCATAATATCTGCAGTAACAGCTGA